A part of Brachybacterium faecium DSM 4810 genomic DNA contains:
- a CDS encoding DNA replication and repair protein RecF (PFAM: RecF/RecN/SMC N terminal domain~TIGRFAM: recF protein), translated as MQLTSLDLTDFRSYSRLTLPVRPGITVLVGQNGQGKTNVVEAVWYLATLSSHRVPHDAALVHRGESTAIVRASFVRAGRPLQVDLEITPGKSNRARLQGQNVPRLRDLLGEVRAVLFAPEDLGLIKADPEGRRRFLDELLFEIAPRFASVKADYDRVLKQRGNLLKQMRSMRRGSSGRSVGGLDPAETASSTLEVWDQQLARYGAELLRARLHLVNRLSPHLGYSYLRVSTDEGAEQALDLPPDQRGDVDSPAEIRYRSAVLDQLGAPAGSLPATREIHDGMLEMLAAGHDEEIDRGATLTGPHRDDMEIRLHDFPAKGYASHGESWSLALALRLASYDLLRLEEGDLGDGEPILILDDVFSELDTRRRERLGRIVTTASQVLITTANDGDIPDSLEGEIHVVDVTLGAAVPRS; from the coding sequence GTGCAGCTGACCTCGCTCGACCTCACCGACTTCCGCTCCTACTCCCGGCTCACCCTGCCGGTCCGGCCCGGCATCACCGTGCTCGTCGGCCAGAACGGTCAGGGCAAGACGAACGTCGTCGAAGCCGTCTGGTACCTCGCGACGCTGTCCAGCCATCGGGTCCCCCACGACGCCGCGCTCGTGCACCGCGGGGAGAGCACCGCGATCGTCCGCGCGAGCTTCGTGCGCGCCGGCCGGCCGCTGCAGGTGGATCTCGAGATCACCCCGGGCAAGTCCAACCGGGCGCGGCTGCAGGGACAGAACGTGCCCCGGCTGCGTGACCTGCTCGGCGAGGTGCGCGCCGTGCTCTTCGCCCCCGAGGATCTGGGCCTGATCAAGGCCGATCCCGAGGGCCGCCGGCGCTTCCTCGACGAGCTGCTGTTCGAGATCGCCCCCCGCTTCGCCTCGGTGAAGGCGGATTACGACCGGGTGCTCAAGCAGCGCGGCAACCTGCTCAAGCAGATGCGGTCGATGCGGCGCGGCAGCAGCGGCCGCAGCGTGGGCGGGCTGGACCCGGCCGAGACCGCCTCCTCGACCCTCGAGGTCTGGGACCAGCAGCTGGCCCGCTACGGCGCCGAGCTGCTGCGCGCCCGCCTCCACCTCGTCAACCGCCTCAGCCCGCATCTGGGCTACTCCTACCTGCGGGTCTCGACCGACGAAGGTGCGGAGCAGGCCCTCGACCTTCCGCCCGACCAGCGCGGGGACGTGGACTCCCCGGCGGAGATCCGGTACCGCTCCGCCGTGCTGGACCAGCTCGGCGCCCCGGCCGGCTCCCTGCCCGCCACCCGCGAGATCCACGACGGCATGCTCGAGATGCTGGCCGCGGGTCATGACGAGGAGATCGATCGCGGTGCCACGCTGACCGGCCCGCACCGCGACGACATGGAGATCCGCCTGCACGACTTCCCGGCCAAGGGGTACGCGAGCCACGGCGAGTCCTGGTCGCTCGCGCTCGCGCTGCGGCTGGCCTCCTACGACCTGCTGCGCCTCGAGGAGGGCGATCTGGGCGACGGCGAGCCGATCCTGATCCTCGATGACGTGTTCAGCGAGCTGGACACCCGCCGCCGCGAACGGCTGGGCAGGATCGTCACCACCGCCTCGCAGGTGCTGATCACCACCGCGAACGACGGCGACATCCCCGACTCGCTCGAGGGCGAGATCCACGTGGTCGACGTGACCCTCGGCGCCGCGGTGCCCCGGTCATGA
- a CDS encoding diaminohydroxyphosphoribosylaminopyrimidine deaminase /5-amino-6-(5-phosphoribosylamino)uracil reductase (PFAM: Cytidine and deoxycytidylate deaminase zinc-binding region; RibD C-terminal domain~TIGRFAM: riboflavin biosynthesis protein RibD; riboflavin-specific deaminase C-terminal domain): protein MLHDTERRALARALEIAADPSVPLGPNPRVGCVLLGADGAMLAEGHHRGAGTAHAEADALARARSLGIPLTGATAVVTLEPCAHTGRTGPCAEALLEAGIGRVVIARTDPNPVASGGIDRLRAAGIDVELDVPEALAAAAAALNRGWEHGLRHSRPLVTAKTALTLDGRAAAADGTSQWITGPAAREEVHLLRTTCDTVLVGTGTARIDQPTLTARRPDGALHPRQPLRAVMGTSAVPTLPAVEGAGQQVRLATRDPSAALAELFARGARHVLLEGGPTLTAAFLRAGLVDELILHLAPTLLGAGRPAVADLAISTLADRLDLELVDATPLPSPGGPTDLRLTLHPRPTSVSHPA from the coding sequence ATGCTTCACGACACCGAGCGGCGCGCCCTGGCGCGCGCCCTCGAGATCGCCGCCGACCCCTCCGTGCCGCTGGGGCCGAACCCCCGGGTGGGCTGCGTGCTGCTCGGGGCCGATGGCGCGATGCTCGCCGAGGGCCACCATCGCGGTGCCGGCACCGCGCACGCCGAGGCCGACGCCCTGGCCCGGGCCCGCAGCCTGGGCATCCCGCTCACGGGCGCGACCGCGGTGGTCACCCTCGAACCGTGCGCGCACACGGGACGCACCGGCCCCTGCGCCGAAGCTCTCCTCGAGGCCGGCATCGGCCGCGTGGTCATCGCCCGCACCGACCCGAACCCGGTCGCCTCCGGCGGCATCGACCGCCTGCGCGCCGCCGGGATCGACGTCGAGCTCGACGTGCCCGAGGCTCTCGCCGCCGCGGCGGCCGCCCTGAACCGCGGCTGGGAGCACGGGCTGCGGCACAGCCGCCCCCTGGTCACCGCCAAGACCGCCCTCACCCTCGACGGACGCGCCGCCGCGGCCGACGGCACCAGCCAGTGGATCACCGGCCCGGCGGCCCGCGAGGAGGTCCACCTCCTGCGCACCACCTGCGACACCGTGCTGGTGGGCACCGGCACCGCGCGCATCGACCAGCCCACGCTCACCGCCCGCCGCCCGGACGGCGCACTGCATCCCCGCCAGCCGCTGCGCGCCGTGATGGGCACCTCCGCCGTCCCAACCCTGCCCGCCGTCGAGGGCGCCGGGCAGCAGGTGCGCCTGGCCACCCGTGATCCGTCGGCCGCCCTCGCGGAGCTCTTCGCGCGCGGCGCCCGGCACGTGCTGCTCGAGGGCGGGCCCACCCTCACCGCCGCGTTCCTGCGCGCCGGGCTCGTGGACGAGCTGATCCTCCACCTCGCCCCGACGCTGCTGGGCGCCGGGCGGCCCGCCGTCGCGGATCTCGCGATCAGCACGCTCGCCGACCGCCTCGACCTCGAGCTGGTCGACGCGACCCCGCTGCCCTCACCGGGCGGCCCCACCGATCTCCGCCTCACCCTCCACCCCCGCCCCACCTCCGTCTCCCACCCTGCCTGA
- a CDS encoding GTP cyclohydrolase II /3,4-dihydroxy-2-butanone 4-phosphate synthase (PFAM: 3,4-dihydroxy-2-butanone 4-phosphate synthase; GTP cyclohydrolase II~TIGRFAM: GTP cyclohydrolase II; 3,4-dihydroxy-2-butanone 4-phosphate synthase) has translation MNAPHPGPVPLDPVEDAIAAIAAGRAVVVVDDEDRENEGDLILAASAATPELIGFAVRHSSGLLCAPMGAERADALELPLMVRENADPLRTAYTVSVDASAGVTTGISAADRARTLRVLAGEDTVPEDLIRPGHVLPLRAKAGGVLERRGHTEAAVDLTRLAGLPAVGMIVELVHDDGDMMRGPALREFADEHGLAMISIEDLAAHRRRHDRPASGITDPVPLPTPHGTFEARAVREGTAEHLVLVRGDVTTAEPVLTRVHSECVTGDVFGSRRCDCGPQLQESLARIDAAGRGVLILLRGHEGRGIGLVEKLRAYALQDAGRDTVEANLDLGLPVDSRSFAAVPGILAHLGVDTVALLTHNPEKAHALVGGGVEVAATVDLGTHPTPENLAYLTTKRDRLGHHLVDLPTTLTTPLTDGDPS, from the coding sequence ATGAACGCCCCGCACCCGGGCCCCGTCCCGCTGGATCCCGTCGAGGACGCGATCGCCGCGATCGCCGCGGGCCGCGCCGTGGTGGTGGTCGACGACGAGGACCGCGAGAACGAGGGCGACCTCATCCTCGCCGCCTCCGCCGCGACCCCCGAGCTGATCGGCTTCGCAGTGCGCCACTCGAGCGGGCTGCTGTGCGCCCCCATGGGCGCCGAGCGCGCCGATGCCCTCGAGCTGCCGCTCATGGTGCGCGAGAACGCCGACCCGCTGCGCACCGCGTACACCGTGAGCGTCGACGCGAGCGCGGGCGTGACCACCGGCATCAGCGCCGCCGACCGCGCCCGCACCCTGCGGGTGCTCGCCGGGGAGGACACCGTCCCGGAGGATCTGATCCGCCCCGGCCACGTGCTCCCCCTGCGGGCGAAGGCCGGCGGGGTGCTCGAGCGACGCGGCCACACCGAGGCCGCCGTCGACCTCACCCGGCTCGCGGGGCTGCCCGCGGTGGGGATGATCGTCGAGCTCGTCCACGACGACGGCGACATGATGCGCGGCCCCGCCCTGCGCGAGTTCGCCGACGAGCACGGCCTGGCGATGATCTCCATCGAGGACCTCGCCGCGCACCGGCGGCGCCACGACCGGCCCGCCAGCGGGATCACCGACCCGGTCCCTCTGCCCACCCCGCACGGCACCTTCGAGGCGCGCGCCGTGCGCGAGGGCACGGCCGAGCACCTGGTGCTCGTGCGCGGCGACGTCACCACCGCCGAGCCGGTGCTCACCCGGGTCCACTCCGAGTGCGTGACCGGGGACGTGTTCGGCTCCCGCCGCTGCGACTGCGGCCCCCAGCTGCAGGAATCCCTGGCCCGCATCGACGCCGCCGGGCGCGGCGTGCTCATCCTGCTGCGCGGCCACGAGGGGCGCGGCATCGGCCTGGTCGAGAAGCTGCGCGCCTACGCGCTGCAGGACGCCGGCCGCGACACCGTCGAGGCGAACCTCGACCTCGGCCTGCCCGTGGATTCGCGCTCCTTCGCCGCTGTCCCCGGCATCCTCGCCCACCTGGGTGTGGACACGGTCGCGCTGCTCACCCACAACCCGGAGAAGGCCCACGCCCTGGTCGGCGGCGGGGTCGAGGTCGCCGCCACGGTGGACCTCGGCACCCACCCCACCCCGGAGAACCTCGCCTACCTCACCACCAAGCGGGATCGGCTCGGCCACCACCTCGTCGACCTGCCCACCACCCTCACCACCCCCCTCACGGACGGAGACCCCTCATGA
- a CDS encoding predicted RNA-binding protein containing Zn ribbon (PFAM: Protein of unknown function (DUF721)), with translation MSGSADPRRTGGPARPRLANPYDLSTWAGAGATGQPAPAQEEPPAEREQPRQRGPARPRASQPVPRAPAAAPPAPPDDPEGEVTVLFDPPELPAPPDPFELARRTVNRSRAAARDRGLFPISAKTQARDVRDRSGRAPGYSGSRPDPRDPQGIQNVLRRVLGDLGWNAGMSAGRVLEEWDEIVGERIATHCRPVSFEDGVLVVSASSSAWASQLRMLTPQVITTIEEHVGSHVISELKVTGPAAAQRSWKKGRRTVTWRGPRDTYG, from the coding sequence ATGAGCGGCTCGGCGGATCCGCGGCGCACGGGCGGACCGGCCCGGCCGCGCCTGGCGAACCCCTACGACCTCTCCACCTGGGCGGGTGCGGGGGCGACGGGGCAGCCGGCCCCGGCGCAGGAGGAGCCACCCGCCGAGCGCGAGCAGCCGCGGCAGCGGGGACCGGCCCGTCCGAGGGCGTCCCAGCCCGTGCCGCGCGCGCCCGCCGCCGCGCCGCCGGCCCCGCCGGACGATCCCGAGGGCGAGGTGACGGTGCTCTTCGATCCGCCCGAGCTGCCCGCCCCGCCGGATCCCTTCGAGCTCGCCCGCCGCACCGTGAACCGCTCCCGCGCGGCGGCCCGGGACCGCGGTCTCTTCCCGATCTCCGCGAAGACGCAGGCCAGGGACGTGCGCGATCGCTCCGGTCGCGCGCCCGGCTACTCCGGTTCCCGCCCTGATCCGCGGGATCCGCAGGGGATCCAGAACGTGCTGCGCAGGGTGCTGGGCGATCTGGGCTGGAACGCCGGGATGAGCGCGGGGCGGGTGCTGGAGGAGTGGGACGAGATCGTCGGTGAACGGATCGCGACCCACTGCCGGCCGGTCTCCTTCGAGGACGGGGTGCTCGTGGTCAGCGCCTCCTCCTCGGCCTGGGCCTCGCAGCTGCGGATGCTCACCCCGCAGGTCATCACCACGATCGAGGAGCACGTCGGCTCCCACGTGATCTCCGAGCTCAAGGTCACCGGGCCAGCCGCCGCCCAGCGCAGCTGGAAGAAGGGCCGCCGCACCGTCACCTGGCGCGGCCCCCGGGATACGTATGGGTGA
- a CDS encoding 6,7-dimethyl-8-ribityllumazine synthase (PFAM: 6,7-dimethyl-8-ribityllumazine synthase~TIGRFAM: 6,7-dimethyl-8-ribityllumazine synthase), with amino-acid sequence MSGHGSPTTEIPHQPGTRLAIVAASWHEQVMDGLLAGALRASSEAGIAEPTVVRAPGSFELPVIADALARTHDAVVALGVVIRGGTPHFDYVCAAATDGLGRVALDHGTPIGFGLLTCDDEQQALDRAGLPGSSEDKGHGAAAAALTTASVLAGLAVQHEEAPRGA; translated from the coding sequence ATGAGCGGCCACGGAAGCCCCACCACCGAGATCCCCCACCAGCCCGGCACCCGCCTCGCGATCGTCGCCGCCTCCTGGCACGAGCAGGTCATGGACGGCCTGCTCGCCGGGGCGCTGCGCGCGAGCAGCGAGGCCGGCATCGCCGAGCCCACCGTGGTGCGCGCCCCCGGCTCCTTCGAGCTGCCGGTGATCGCGGACGCCCTCGCCCGCACGCACGACGCCGTGGTCGCCCTCGGCGTCGTGATCCGCGGCGGCACCCCGCACTTCGACTACGTGTGCGCGGCGGCGACCGACGGGCTGGGACGCGTCGCCCTCGACCACGGCACCCCGATCGGCTTCGGCCTGCTCACCTGCGACGACGAGCAGCAGGCGCTGGACCGGGCGGGACTGCCCGGCTCGTCGGAGGACAAGGGCCACGGGGCGGCCGCCGCGGCGCTGACCACCGCGAG
- a CDS encoding riboflavin synthase, alpha subunit (PFAM: Lumazine binding domain~TIGRFAM: riboflavin synthase, alpha subunit) produces MFTGIIEELGTVESLTLGADPARLRIRSPQVLEGIALGDSIAVSGCCLTVTAHEGGSWTADVISTTLAATSLGDLAAGDRVNLERCVRADGRLDGHIVQGHVDGVGTVTGREEADGTTLLRLALPAGLSRYVVAKGSLAVDGVSLTVAAIDGEEVTLGLIPETLSRTTLGVRAVGDRVNLEVDVLAKYVEKLTASLLPAAEDAR; encoded by the coding sequence ATGTTCACCGGCATCATCGAAGAGCTCGGCACCGTCGAGTCGCTCACCCTCGGCGCGGATCCCGCCCGCCTGCGGATCCGCTCCCCGCAGGTCCTCGAGGGCATCGCCCTCGGCGACTCGATCGCCGTGAGCGGCTGCTGCCTCACCGTCACCGCGCACGAGGGCGGCAGCTGGACGGCCGACGTCATCTCCACCACCCTCGCCGCGACCTCCCTGGGCGACCTGGCCGCCGGCGACCGCGTGAACCTCGAGCGGTGCGTGCGGGCCGACGGCCGCCTGGACGGGCACATCGTGCAGGGACACGTCGACGGGGTCGGCACCGTCACCGGCCGCGAGGAGGCCGACGGCACCACCCTGCTGCGCCTCGCCCTGCCCGCGGGCCTGTCGCGCTACGTGGTCGCCAAGGGCTCCCTCGCCGTGGACGGGGTGAGCCTCACCGTCGCCGCGATCGACGGCGAGGAGGTCACCCTCGGCCTCATCCCCGAGACCCTCTCCCGCACCACCCTCGGCGTCCGCGCGGTCGGCGACCGCGTGAACCTCGAGGTGGACGTGCTGGCGAAGTACGTCGAGAAGCTCACCGCGAGCCTCCTGCCCGCAGCGGAGGACGCCCGATGA
- a CDS encoding DNA polymerase III, beta subunit (PFAM: DNA polymerase III beta subunit, C-terminal domain; DNA polymerase III beta subunit, central domain; DNA polymerase III beta subunit, N-terminal domain~TIGRFAM: DNA polymerase III, beta subunit), which yields MKFHLDRGVLGDAVSWATRTLPVRPAMPILQGVRIVADAGGELQLSTFDYEVSAQIRLEAEVDQPGEVLVQGRMLSDIVRALPNKDVSVALEGTKLQVRCGSARFALATLPVEEYPQLPTMPPVAGAVAADVFSEAIAQVTVAASKDDTLPLLTGVKVEISGETMTLMATDRYRLALRELTWNPTTPGTELTALVRGRTLHEVARSLATGGGVEIALSEDDSATLIGFEAGGRRTTSTLVDGEYPPVRRLFPDTSAITAVVATASLIDAVKRVSLVAERNTPVRLSFTEGQVALEAGAGDDAQASEVLEAHLEGEDLVVGFNSGFLLDGLGALGTEFARLTFTDSIKPSVMTGQDSLEGAPDSSYKYLIMPMRI from the coding sequence GTGAAGTTCCACCTCGATCGCGGCGTCCTCGGCGACGCCGTCTCCTGGGCCACCCGAACCCTCCCCGTCCGACCGGCGATGCCGATCCTGCAGGGCGTGCGGATCGTCGCCGACGCCGGCGGGGAGCTGCAGCTGTCGACCTTCGACTACGAGGTCAGCGCGCAGATCCGGCTCGAGGCGGAGGTTGACCAGCCCGGTGAGGTGCTGGTCCAGGGGCGGATGCTCTCGGACATCGTCCGGGCGCTGCCGAACAAGGACGTCTCCGTCGCGCTCGAGGGCACCAAGCTCCAGGTCCGCTGCGGCAGCGCCCGCTTCGCGCTGGCCACCCTCCCGGTCGAGGAGTATCCGCAGCTGCCCACCATGCCGCCGGTCGCCGGAGCCGTTGCGGCGGACGTCTTCTCCGAGGCGATCGCGCAGGTCACCGTCGCCGCCTCGAAGGATGACACCCTCCCGCTGCTGACCGGCGTGAAGGTCGAGATCAGCGGCGAGACGATGACGCTCATGGCCACCGACCGCTACCGTCTGGCGCTGCGCGAGCTGACCTGGAACCCCACCACCCCCGGCACCGAGCTCACCGCCCTGGTGCGCGGCCGCACCCTCCACGAGGTCGCCCGCTCCCTGGCCACCGGCGGCGGCGTCGAGATCGCGCTGTCCGAGGACGACTCCGCGACCCTCATCGGCTTCGAGGCCGGGGGCCGCCGCACCACCTCGACCCTCGTCGACGGCGAGTACCCGCCGGTGCGCCGACTGTTCCCCGACACCTCCGCGATCACCGCCGTGGTCGCCACCGCGAGCCTGATCGACGCGGTCAAGCGCGTCTCCCTGGTCGCCGAGCGCAACACCCCCGTGCGGCTGTCCTTCACCGAGGGGCAGGTCGCGCTCGAGGCCGGCGCCGGCGACGACGCCCAGGCCAGCGAGGTGCTCGAGGCGCATCTCGAGGGCGAGGACCTCGTGGTCGGCTTCAACTCGGGCTTCCTGCTCGACGGCCTCGGCGCCCTGGGCACCGAGTTCGCCCGCCTCACCTTCACCGACTCGATCAAGCCGTCGGTGATGACCGGCCAGGACTCGCTCGAGGGCGCTCCCGACTCCTCGTACAAGTACCTGATCATGCCGATGCGGATCTGA